A part of Candidatus Polarisedimenticolaceae bacterium genomic DNA contains:
- the gmk gene encoding guanylate kinase, which produces MAAAPGILFVVSAPSGTGKSSLARRLLEEVPGIAFSVSYTTRPRREGEEDGREYHFVDDAAFDRRIAAGDFLEWARVFSHRYGTGREATRRELESGRDLLLDIDVQGARQVRESGIPCVCVFILPPDYATLESRLRLRGSEAEGQIAERL; this is translated from the coding sequence ATGGCGGCTGCTCCCGGAATCCTCTTCGTCGTCTCCGCCCCCTCCGGGACGGGAAAGTCGAGCCTCGCCCGGCGGCTGCTCGAGGAGGTGCCGGGGATCGCGTTCTCCGTCTCCTACACCACGCGGCCCCGCCGCGAGGGCGAGGAGGACGGGCGCGAGTACCACTTCGTCGACGACGCCGCGTTCGACCGCAGGATCGCCGCCGGCGACTTCCTCGAATGGGCGCGCGTGTTCTCGCACCGCTACGGGACCGGCCGGGAGGCGACCCGACGCGAGCTCGAGTCGGGGCGGGACCTGCTCCTCGACATCGACGTCCAGGGAGCGCGCCAGGTCCGCGAGAGCGGCATCCCGTGCGTGTGCGTGTTCATCCTCCCGCCCGATTACGCCACCCTCGAGTCGCGCCTGCGCCTGCGGGGGAGCGAGGCGGAGGGGCAGATCGCCGAGCGCCTC
- a CDS encoding YicC/YloC family endoribonuclease, protein MTGYGQATADLPGARVTVEVRSVNNRFADLRLRLPEALSGWEPEVRRRVLARVKRGRVEVALRVERAPGASAPVALDREVLAGVVAVATAMHEEFGVAGTLDLASALRVPGVLRVVSDRDVLDAASAPELDDVLERALEAHDADRRREGESLRVDLVARAERMLALTGTVLERAGEVPLLARRKLEERLASLASGLSLDPGRLAQEAAFLADRADVTEETVRLRGHLEQLRALLGEGVDEPVGKRLDFLLQEIHRETNTICSKSSDLELSRRALDLKAESEKVREQIQNLE, encoded by the coding sequence ATGACCGGCTACGGCCAGGCAACGGCCGACCTCCCCGGGGCCCGGGTGACGGTCGAGGTGCGAAGCGTCAACAACCGCTTCGCCGACCTGCGCCTGCGCCTGCCGGAGGCGCTGTCCGGGTGGGAACCCGAGGTGCGGCGCCGCGTCCTCGCCCGAGTCAAGCGGGGTCGCGTCGAGGTTGCGCTGCGGGTGGAGCGCGCGCCGGGGGCCTCCGCTCCGGTCGCCCTCGACCGCGAGGTTCTCGCGGGCGTGGTCGCGGTGGCGACGGCGATGCACGAGGAGTTCGGCGTCGCGGGGACGCTCGACCTCGCGTCGGCCCTTCGCGTCCCCGGCGTCCTGCGCGTCGTGTCCGACCGGGACGTGCTCGACGCCGCGTCCGCGCCCGAGCTCGACGACGTGCTCGAGCGGGCCCTCGAAGCCCACGACGCCGACCGTCGGCGCGAAGGCGAGTCGCTTCGCGTCGATCTCGTCGCCCGCGCGGAGCGGATGCTCGCGCTCACCGGCACCGTGCTCGAGCGCGCCGGGGAGGTGCCGCTTCTCGCGCGACGCAAGCTCGAGGAACGCCTCGCGTCCCTGGCGTCGGGCCTGTCGCTCGACCCGGGGCGGCTCGCCCAGGAGGCGGCGTTCCTCGCCGACCGGGCCGACGTCACCGAGGAGACGGTGCGCCTGCGCGGCCACCTCGAGCAGCTGCGCGCCCTGCTCGGCGAGGGCGTCGACGAGCCGGTCGGCAAGCGCCTGGACTTCCTCCTGCAGGAGATCCACCGGGAAACGAACACGATCTGCAGCAAGTCTTCCGACCTCGAGCTGTCGCGTCGCGCGCTCGATCTGAAGGCCGAGAGCGAGAAGGTCCGCGAACAGATCCAGAACCTGGAGTGA
- the lpxB gene encoding lipid-A-disaccharide synthase, whose amino-acid sequence MSRPPRIVISAGEASGDRLGAGLARALRERRPDVELVGMGGDEMAASGVRLVQHASEVAVVGFVEVIRHLPAIRRAMASLETLLDDERPELVVPVDFPDFNLRLAARAHARGIPVVYYVSPQVWAWRRGRVRTIRSIVRRMLVLFPFESAFYASEGVPVTFVGHPAAAGGIPRDTASLRRGIGLPDQGPVVALLPGSRRGEVTRHLPILLEAARLLRRRIPSASFVVPQARTLPAGLLEEIVAASRLPGVLVHAGDYPGVLHLCAAGAVASGTATLDAALAGLPTVVVYRMQALSYLLARRLVQVPHIALPNLVAGRRIFPELVQEAFTPEAVAGTIASWIEDDEAARRVRDALGELRAQLCGEGAFDRAAQAVLDELSRGGN is encoded by the coding sequence GTGAGCCGCCCGCCGCGCATCGTGATCTCGGCGGGCGAGGCCTCCGGCGACCGGCTGGGCGCCGGCCTCGCCCGCGCCCTGCGCGAGCGGCGCCCCGATGTCGAGCTCGTCGGGATGGGCGGCGACGAGATGGCGGCTTCCGGCGTGCGGCTCGTCCAGCACGCCTCTGAAGTCGCCGTCGTCGGCTTCGTGGAGGTGATCCGGCACCTGCCCGCGATCCGGCGCGCGATGGCGAGCCTCGAAACGCTGCTCGACGACGAGCGCCCCGAGCTCGTGGTCCCCGTGGACTTTCCGGACTTCAACCTGAGGCTCGCCGCACGGGCCCACGCGCGCGGGATCCCCGTCGTCTACTACGTGAGCCCGCAGGTCTGGGCCTGGCGGCGCGGCCGCGTGCGCACGATCCGTTCGATCGTCCGCCGGATGCTCGTCCTCTTCCCGTTCGAGAGCGCGTTCTACGCGTCGGAAGGGGTGCCGGTGACCTTCGTCGGGCACCCGGCCGCGGCGGGAGGGATCCCGCGCGACACGGCTTCCCTCCGCCGCGGGATCGGGCTCCCCGACCAGGGGCCCGTGGTCGCGTTGCTCCCGGGGAGCCGGCGCGGGGAGGTGACCCGACACCTGCCGATCCTCCTGGAGGCCGCCCGGCTGCTGCGGAGGCGGATCCCCTCCGCGAGCTTCGTCGTCCCGCAGGCGCGAACGCTGCCCGCGGGACTGCTCGAGGAGATCGTCGCCGCGTCGCGCCTGCCGGGCGTGCTCGTGCACGCCGGGGACTACCCGGGGGTCCTGCACCTGTGCGCCGCCGGGGCGGTCGCCTCCGGGACCGCCACCCTGGACGCGGCCCTCGCGGGCCTCCCCACGGTCGTCGTGTATCGGATGCAGGCGCTTTCGTACCTGCTGGCGCGGCGGCTGGTGCAGGTTCCGCACATTGCCCTTCCGAATCTCGTCGCCGGCCGGAGGATCTTCCCGGAGCTCGTCCAGGAGGCGTTCACCCCCGAAGCCGTCGCCGGGACGATCGCTTCGTGGATCGAAGACGACGAGGCGGCCCGCCGCGTCCGGGACGCCCTCGGCGAGTTGCGCGCGCAGTTGTGCGGCGAAGGGGCGTTCGATCGGGCCGCGCAGGCGGTCCTGGATGAGCTAAGTCGCGGAGGAAATTGA